In a genomic window of Tachysurus vachellii isolate PV-2020 chromosome 13, HZAU_Pvac_v1, whole genome shotgun sequence:
- the ppp2r2cb gene encoding serine/threonine-protein phosphatase 2A 55 kDa regulatory subunit B beta isoform, translated as MLSPVLHSELSALEPEYTEADVISTVEFSQSGEFLATGDKGGRVVIFQREPQGEYNVYSTFQSHEPEFDCLKSLEIEEKINKIRWLPQINSTHFLLTTNDKTIKLWKVSERDKRPEGYNLKDEEGRMKDISRITSLQVPVLRPMDLLVEASPRRVFANAHAYHINSISINSDCETYLSADDLRINLWNLNITDRSFNIVDLKPENMEDLSEVITVAEFHPHHCHLLAFSSSAGATRLCDMRSRALCDRPAKLFEESVDPAHRSFFSEITSSVSDVKFSHSGRYLLTRDYLTAKVWDLNMENKPVEIYQVQDYLRSKLCALYESDCIFDKFECAWNGTDSVIMTGAYNNFFRMFDRASRRDVTLEASREVCKRRAVLRPRRVCVGKKRRENDISVDNLDFRKKILHTAWHPTDNIIAIAASNNLFIFQDRHGPGHHIGHHLEQDKPLQLQDTTCQ; from the exons ATGCTGAGCCCTGTTCTCCATTCTGAGCTCTCGGCCTTGGAGCCGGAGTACACAGAGG CTGATGTCATCTCTACGGTGGAGTTCAGCCAATCAGGAGAGTTCCTGGCCACAGGGGACAAGGGTGGGAGAGTGGTCATCTTTCAAAGAGAACCTCAG ggggaatataatgtgtacagtacatttcagagCCATGAGCCTGAGTTTGACTGCCTGAAGAGCTTAGAGATAGAGGAGAAAATCAATAAGATCCGTTGGTTACCTCAAATCAATTCCACCCACTTCCTCCTGACCACCAATG ATAAGACCATTAAGCTTTGGAAGGTAAGCGAGAGAGACAAGAGGCCTGAAGGTTACAACCTGAAAGACGAGGAGGGCCGGATGAAGGACATTTCCAGGATCACATCCCTTCAG GTTCCTGTGTTACGGCCGATGGATTTGCTGGTGGAAGCGTCTCCACGGCGTGTGTTCGCTAATGCTCATGCCTATCACATCAACTCTATCAGCATTAACAGCGACTGTGAGACTTACCTGTCGGCTGATGACTTGAGGATCAACTTGTGGAATCTGAATATCACAGATCGCAGCTTCA ACATTGTGGACCTGAAGCCAGAAAACATGGAGGATCTGAGCGAGGTGATCACCGTGGCTGAGTTTCACCCTCATCACTGCCACTTGCTGGCCTTCAGTAGCAGTGCAGGAGCTACACGCCTGTGTGATATGAGATCTCGAGCGTTGTGTGATCGACCTGCTAAAT TATTTGAGGAGTCAGTGGACCCAGCCCATCGATCGTTCTTCTCTGAGATCACTTCTTCTGTGTCGGATGTAAAGTTCAGTCACAGCGGACGCTACCTGCTCACCCGAGACTACCTCACTGCTAAAGTCTGGGACCTCAACATGGAGAACAAACCAGTGGAGATTTATCAG GTGCAGGATTATTTGCGCTCTAAGCTATGCGCCCTTTACGAGAGCGACTGCATCTTTGATAAGTTTGAATGTGCCTGGAATGGAACTGACAG tgtcaTCATGACAGGGGCGTATAATAATTTCTTCCGGATGTTTGACCGAGCGAGTCGGCGTGATGTGACTTTGGAGGCGAGTAGGGAGGTGTGTAAGCGGCGCGCCGTGCTCCGACctcgccgtgtgtgtgtggggaagaagaggagggagaATGATATCAGTGTGGACAACCTGGACTTCAGGAAGAAGATCCTGCACACGGCATGGCATCCTACAGATAACATCATCGCCATCGCGGCCAGCAACAACCTGTTCATCTTTCAGGACAGACACGGCCCCGGACACCACATCGGCCACCATTTAGAACAAGACAAACCTCTGCAGTTACAGGACACAACATGTCAGTGA